A portion of the Bdellovibrio bacteriovorus genome contains these proteins:
- a CDS encoding porin yields the protein MKKFLFTTLVTTATALSAQAGSLNLDLRADYNSTTYTDSTLPDQTKFYFKTGRLDYQAKALEDLSFRVRLAFNKDATRGVDAAQTAVEYAYLTHKMNDTFSLSFGKFNTEFGGFEGATSGADLYLTSEFYTRANLTGAAGQTLGAFNLGTSTLLYATGVKGTFSFSGQTVHVLATNEAGGDTAVGPTASQNSSMYGVIYRGAFLEKALNFNLSYHTMTGPTADDKHQFMAAGVLWNSSPITFQFDYLVSEFKQDLTDSKDTTTSMVAKLAYTGWEQWTPRLEFTSTEDKQEIAGDITQKFMGYGVVVEYKPYVDTNFRYHLSYNNITEKPETGDDVKRDEVVVGARLMADFLK from the coding sequence ATGAAAAAGTTTTTGTTCACAACATTGGTGACAACAGCGACAGCTTTGTCAGCTCAAGCAGGTTCATTGAACCTCGACTTGCGCGCTGACTACAACTCAACAACCTACACAGATTCAACTCTGCCAGACCAAACGAAGTTCTACTTCAAAACAGGTCGTCTTGATTACCAAGCAAAAGCTTTGGAAGATCTTTCTTTCCGTGTACGTCTAGCATTCAATAAAGACGCTACTCGCGGTGTAGACGCGGCACAAACAGCGGTCGAGTACGCTTACTTGACACACAAAATGAACGACACGTTCTCTTTGAGCTTCGGTAAATTCAACACAGAATTCGGTGGTTTCGAGGGCGCAACAAGCGGCGCTGACTTGTATCTAACTTCTGAGTTCTACACTCGTGCAAACTTGACAGGCGCTGCCGGACAAACTCTAGGCGCTTTCAACTTGGGTACTTCTACTTTGCTATACGCAACGGGTGTTAAGGGAACATTCTCATTCTCTGGTCAAACAGTTCACGTTCTTGCAACAAACGAAGCAGGCGGCGATACAGCAGTTGGCCCAACGGCATCTCAAAACTCTTCTATGTACGGCGTAATCTACCGTGGCGCCTTCCTAGAAAAAGCTTTGAACTTCAACCTAAGCTACCACACGATGACCGGCCCAACAGCTGACGACAAACATCAGTTCATGGCAGCAGGCGTATTGTGGAACTCTTCTCCAATCACATTCCAATTCGACTACCTAGTATCTGAATTCAAACAAGATCTTACAGATTCAAAAGATACAACAACATCCATGGTAGCAAAATTGGCGTACACAGGTTGGGAACAATGGACACCACGTCTTGAGTTCACATCAACAGAAGACAAACAAGAAATCGCCGGCGACATCACACAAAAATTCATGGGCTACGGCGTAGTTGTTGAATACAAACCTTACGTAGACACAAACTTCCGCTACCACCTTTCTTACAACAACATCACAGAAAAGCCAGAAACAGGCGACGATGTTAAAAGAGACGAAGTCGTAGTAGGTGCCCGCCTTATGGCCGATTTCTTGAAGTAA
- a CDS encoding ABC transporter ATP-binding protein → MSVPALEFKKVSKFFGEVRANTDISFFVERGAIHAIVGENGAGKSTAMKILFGMYRPDEGEVFVNGQQVHFHSPIDAMAAKIGMVHQHFMLAEPFTALDNILLQQKGSAFSLLPRASQKNRLEEIAHRYGFQINLDAKVEDLSVGEQQRLEILKILSQDSEILILDEPTAVLTPQEVQDLFANLRRLREEGKTILIITHKLKEVMALTDSVTVFRAGHVVGHKWTRETNAEELAEMMVGRRIQKPQERNTAVDQAKTVLHFESVSGRLGSHGIDDIKLSVHAREIVGVAGVEGNGQDVLIRALLDKQALEDFTGKVTTLGSVGSFPEDRLRFGVLPSRPVYENFILGQHKSLLFAKGLFLKTKEILQRTKDIMNKYDIRPHNAHLPFDKMSGGNQQKLVVARALLQNPQVIIAAQPTRGVDIGAIEFIHNELRKSRDEGAGILLISSELDELMALSDRIVVLYKGRLVKEFTRAQFDEIALGKAMGCGN, encoded by the coding sequence ATGTCAGTTCCAGCCCTCGAGTTTAAAAAAGTCTCTAAATTCTTCGGCGAAGTCCGCGCCAATACCGATATTTCATTCTTTGTCGAGCGCGGTGCTATCCATGCCATCGTTGGCGAAAATGGTGCCGGCAAGTCGACGGCGATGAAAATCCTTTTTGGCATGTATCGCCCCGATGAGGGCGAAGTTTTTGTGAACGGACAGCAAGTTCACTTTCATTCTCCGATTGATGCCATGGCGGCAAAAATCGGAATGGTTCATCAGCACTTTATGCTCGCAGAACCATTCACCGCTTTGGACAATATTCTTCTACAGCAAAAAGGCTCCGCGTTTTCGCTTCTGCCCAGAGCCTCTCAGAAAAACCGTCTTGAAGAAATCGCGCATCGTTATGGTTTTCAAATAAATCTGGATGCCAAAGTCGAAGATCTTTCTGTCGGTGAACAACAACGCTTGGAAATTCTGAAAATTCTTTCGCAAGATTCTGAGATTTTGATTCTGGATGAACCTACGGCCGTGTTAACTCCCCAAGAAGTCCAAGATCTTTTCGCAAATCTTCGTCGTTTGCGTGAAGAAGGTAAAACTATTCTTATCATCACTCACAAGCTGAAAGAAGTGATGGCGTTGACGGATTCCGTGACGGTCTTCCGTGCTGGTCATGTCGTTGGTCATAAGTGGACTCGCGAAACAAATGCCGAAGAACTTGCCGAAATGATGGTCGGTCGGCGCATTCAGAAACCTCAGGAAAGAAACACGGCAGTTGACCAGGCCAAGACTGTTTTACACTTTGAATCTGTTTCAGGACGACTGGGCAGTCACGGCATTGATGATATCAAACTTTCTGTTCACGCTCGTGAAATCGTGGGTGTCGCGGGAGTTGAAGGCAACGGTCAAGACGTCCTTATTCGAGCGTTGTTAGATAAACAGGCCTTGGAAGATTTTACGGGCAAAGTAACGACGTTAGGTTCCGTGGGATCGTTTCCAGAAGATCGTTTGCGCTTTGGAGTTCTGCCTTCTCGTCCCGTTTACGAAAACTTCATTTTAGGTCAGCACAAGTCCCTGCTTTTCGCTAAGGGACTTTTCCTTAAAACGAAAGAGATCTTGCAAAGAACCAAAGACATCATGAATAAGTATGATATCCGCCCTCACAATGCTCATCTGCCCTTCGATAAAATGTCGGGGGGAAATCAGCAAAAATTGGTCGTGGCACGGGCTCTTCTGCAAAATCCGCAAGTCATTATCGCCGCACAACCCACTCGCGGTGTCGATATTGGAGCCATTGAATTCATTCATAATGAACTCCGCAAATCACGCGATGAAGGGGCCGGAATTCTTCTGATCTCTTCCGAACTGGATGAGCTGATGGCGCTTTCAGACCGTATCGTTGTTCTTTATAAAGGCCGCCTCGTGAAAGAATTTACGCGCGCGCAGTTTGATGAAATTGCTTTGGGTAAAGCAATGGGATGTGGCAATTGA
- a CDS encoding valine--tRNA ligase has protein sequence MSQQLSDRYNPAEVEGRTYQWWESSGYFKAQDQSTKPPFSIILPPPNVTGFLHMGHALDHTIQDILIRWKRMNGYNAMWLPGTDHAGIATQSVVERELKKDGVTRHDLGREKFVEKVWEWKHQYGDRIYSQMRRLGDSCDWDRAVFTLDEGVSKAVRKVFVTLHKKGLIYRGQRLVNWSGPLETAISDLEVEHKQVKGSLYHISYPIEGTQETVTVATTRPETMLGDTALCVHPEDERYKHLIGKNAIIPLINRKIKVIADTYVDKSFGSGVVKITPAHDFNDYKIGKAHNLEFINILTKKAELNENAGQYKGLKVQEARKRILEDLKALNFLVKEEPHVHSVGHCSRSGAVVEPFLSEQWFVKMEQLATPAKRVVESGTIRFEPESWTKVYLHWMNNIEDWCISRQLWWGHRIPVWYCENCEHQTVSETDVTACEKCGNTKIHQDEDVLDTWFSSGLWPFSTMGWPNDTETQKTFYPTNYLVTGHDIIFFWVARMIMLGLEFKRDVPFRTVYIHGLVRDSQGRKMSKSLGNSVDPVEMIEKYGADALRFTFSAHLYSGKDFKFSEQRLEGYRNFMNKIWNAARFALSNLQDFQVPAEGVKALPKQADISVFDQWIITKLAEVTKEVEEAMETERFSDAANALYHFIWNQFCDWYIEFTKPIMNGTNAEEKKATQLVIAQVLNRITRLLHPFAPFISEEIYQKLPIKGAACIVDQFPNTRNDKEFLSLGSAQAALEIDIVKEVITAIRNIRGENRISPATKINARLGVMNDQVQKILGNNKTAIMTMGRLENLDIGEEGNLMKCAVAPVVVKDASVKVIIPLEGLVDFDEEVKRINKTIEKLQKDITMLTGKLSNEKFIANADEDVVAADKALLAQSKIQLESLKDALTRFQ, from the coding sequence ATGTCACAACAATTATCGGATCGTTATAATCCTGCTGAAGTTGAAGGTCGTACGTATCAGTGGTGGGAATCCTCCGGCTATTTCAAAGCCCAAGATCAATCCACAAAACCTCCATTCTCTATCATTCTTCCTCCGCCGAACGTCACTGGCTTTTTGCACATGGGTCATGCTTTGGATCATACTATCCAAGACATTCTGATCCGTTGGAAAAGAATGAACGGTTACAATGCCATGTGGTTGCCGGGAACGGACCATGCGGGTATTGCCACGCAATCTGTCGTTGAAAGAGAACTTAAAAAAGACGGTGTTACTCGCCATGATTTAGGCCGCGAAAAATTCGTGGAAAAAGTGTGGGAGTGGAAACACCAATACGGCGATCGCATTTATTCGCAAATGCGCCGCTTGGGTGATTCTTGTGATTGGGATCGCGCGGTTTTCACTTTGGATGAAGGCGTTTCAAAAGCGGTTCGCAAAGTCTTCGTTACTTTGCACAAAAAAGGTTTGATCTATCGTGGCCAAAGATTGGTGAACTGGTCAGGTCCTCTTGAAACGGCGATTTCTGATTTGGAAGTTGAACACAAGCAAGTCAAAGGATCGTTGTATCACATCTCTTACCCGATCGAAGGCACGCAAGAGACGGTGACTGTCGCAACGACTCGTCCAGAAACTATGTTAGGTGATACGGCTTTGTGCGTTCATCCTGAGGACGAGCGCTATAAACACTTGATCGGCAAAAACGCGATCATCCCTTTGATCAACAGAAAGATTAAAGTCATCGCGGACACTTATGTTGATAAATCTTTCGGTTCGGGTGTGGTGAAGATCACTCCAGCGCATGACTTTAACGATTACAAAATCGGTAAGGCTCACAATTTAGAGTTCATCAACATTCTGACTAAAAAAGCCGAGTTGAATGAAAATGCTGGGCAATACAAAGGCCTTAAAGTTCAAGAAGCTCGTAAGCGCATTCTTGAAGATCTAAAAGCTTTGAACTTCCTCGTGAAGGAAGAGCCTCATGTTCACTCTGTAGGTCACTGCTCTCGCTCGGGCGCGGTGGTAGAGCCTTTCTTGTCAGAACAATGGTTCGTAAAAATGGAGCAGCTTGCAACTCCGGCTAAACGCGTGGTTGAAAGCGGAACGATTCGTTTTGAACCTGAATCTTGGACAAAAGTTTACCTTCACTGGATGAACAACATTGAAGACTGGTGTATTTCTCGTCAGTTGTGGTGGGGTCACCGTATTCCGGTTTGGTACTGTGAAAATTGCGAACACCAAACTGTCAGTGAAACCGACGTTACGGCTTGTGAAAAATGTGGCAACACGAAGATTCATCAAGACGAAGACGTTTTGGATACGTGGTTCAGCTCGGGCTTGTGGCCGTTCTCTACAATGGGATGGCCGAATGACACTGAAACACAAAAAACATTCTATCCAACGAATTATCTAGTTACTGGTCACGATATCATCTTCTTCTGGGTGGCTCGTATGATCATGCTAGGTCTTGAGTTTAAGCGTGATGTTCCGTTCCGCACGGTTTACATCCACGGACTGGTTCGCGATTCTCAAGGTCGTAAGATGTCTAAGTCTTTGGGGAACTCTGTTGATCCAGTAGAAATGATCGAGAAATATGGCGCGGATGCCTTGCGCTTTACGTTCTCGGCTCACTTGTACTCTGGAAAAGATTTTAAATTCAGTGAACAACGTCTTGAAGGCTACAGAAACTTCATGAATAAGATTTGGAATGCGGCTCGTTTCGCACTTTCAAACTTGCAAGACTTCCAAGTGCCAGCGGAAGGAGTCAAAGCTCTTCCGAAACAAGCTGACATCAGCGTATTTGACCAATGGATCATCACGAAACTTGCTGAAGTCACGAAGGAAGTTGAAGAAGCGATGGAGACGGAAAGATTCTCTGACGCCGCCAACGCTCTTTATCACTTCATCTGGAATCAGTTCTGTGACTGGTATATCGAGTTTACGAAACCGATTATGAATGGAACGAACGCTGAAGAGAAAAAAGCAACTCAACTTGTGATTGCTCAGGTTCTAAACCGCATCACTCGTTTGTTGCATCCATTTGCGCCGTTCATCTCGGAAGAGATTTACCAAAAGCTTCCGATCAAGGGCGCTGCTTGTATCGTGGATCAATTCCCGAACACTCGTAACGACAAAGAATTCTTAAGCCTGGGTTCTGCTCAAGCGGCTTTAGAAATCGATATCGTGAAAGAAGTGATCACAGCGATTCGTAACATTCGTGGTGAAAACCGCATCAGCCCGGCGACTAAAATCAACGCACGTTTGGGTGTGATGAATGACCAAGTTCAAAAAATCTTGGGCAATAATAAAACCGCGATTATGACGATGGGACGTTTAGAAAATCTAGACATCGGTGAAGAAGGCAACTTAATGAAGTGTGCCGTAGCTCCAGTTGTCGTTAAAGATGCCAGCGTAAAAGTAATCATCCCGCTTGAAGGCCTTGTGGATTTCGATGAGGAAGTAAAACGCATCAATAAAACGATCGAAAAGCTTCAAAAAGACATCACGATGCTGACGGGTAAACTTTCAAATGAAAAGTTTATCGCCAATGCGGATGAGGATGTTGTGGCGGCGGATAAAGCATTGCTAGCTCAATCTAAGATCCAACTAGAATCATTGAAAGACGCTTTAACGCGTTTCCAATAG
- a CDS encoding Crp/Fnr family transcriptional regulator yields MESQTILNGGVNSLGFMGNQNLNIPNTSSVPYEVIHLKEEEMIYKEGEPAKGLYYVQSGCVKVVVNRSHARGRTTTNEYVTKLVSPGEYFGYKALVKGAPVQSHAKAVKSTVLWLYPRELIQVAMAQASPLIKLLLNQAVNDLESFETTSQLHYLASVQERIAYQLVLLSDKFGVQTPNGISLNLKLTRNEFAQLASTINESLSRHLTEFKNEGLIDLNGKEIIIKNKEGLMRRSGNF; encoded by the coding sequence ATGGAATCTCAGACAATACTCAACGGCGGAGTAAACTCCCTTGGTTTTATGGGCAATCAAAACTTAAACATTCCAAATACTTCAAGCGTTCCCTATGAGGTGATTCACTTGAAGGAAGAAGAGATGATTTACAAAGAAGGGGAGCCGGCGAAGGGCCTGTACTATGTGCAATCTGGCTGTGTCAAAGTTGTAGTGAACCGCTCGCATGCACGCGGACGCACAACTACGAACGAGTACGTAACTAAGCTTGTTTCACCAGGCGAATATTTTGGCTACAAAGCACTGGTTAAAGGAGCTCCCGTTCAATCTCATGCAAAAGCTGTTAAATCGACAGTCTTGTGGTTGTATCCACGCGAATTGATTCAAGTTGCAATGGCTCAAGCAAGCCCATTGATCAAACTTCTTTTGAATCAAGCAGTGAATGACCTTGAGTCTTTCGAAACAACAAGCCAATTGCATTACTTGGCGTCAGTTCAAGAGCGTATCGCTTACCAGCTTGTGTTGCTTTCTGACAAATTTGGTGTGCAAACTCCAAACGGTATCTCTTTGAACCTTAAATTGACTCGCAATGAGTTCGCTCAGCTTGCTAGTACGATCAACGAGTCATTGTCTCGTCACCTGACTGAGTTTAAAAACGAAGGTCTGATCGATTTGAACGGTAAAGAGATCATCATCAAGAATAAAGAAGGCTTGATGAGAAGATCTGGCAATTTCTAA
- a CDS encoding rhodanese-like domain-containing protein codes for MFNTIGYFQFNNLIQGRIPMLLVLLDNIDLAPWFNQVTRLHLENIVVHSQPEQVLPLIQERKLPLHYAVLVLDNDGVRSASTVETLEKAGFTNAYYVKGGFTALANERTQQI; via the coding sequence ATGTTTAACACAATCGGATACTTCCAATTCAACAACCTTATTCAAGGTCGCATCCCCATGTTGTTGGTGCTTTTAGACAACATTGATCTGGCGCCATGGTTCAACCAAGTAACGCGTCTTCATTTAGAGAACATTGTTGTCCACTCTCAACCAGAACAAGTTCTGCCTTTGATTCAAGAAAGAAAATTACCTTTGCACTATGCCGTCTTAGTTTTAGATAACGATGGAGTTAGAAGTGCTTCCACGGTGGAGACTTTAGAAAAAGCCGGTTTCACTAACGCGTACTACGTAAAAGGTGGATTTACCGCTTTAGCGAACGAACGCACACAACAAATCTGA
- a CDS encoding ABC transporter permease produces the protein MKRLIGFAIGLVAALLLTFFAGENPWNIFMILMRSAFGSMYDLGLTLSYTTPLIFCGLSVAICFHAGLFNIGAEGQLTMAVVTAAAVGILLPQIPFPLAPLVAFMAALLVGGFWGWIAGWLRAVRGSHEVIITIMLNFIAAGLASWFTLKVIPNPNSQSPETAMVSANYMFKDYDLIARLFPDTPANASLGFAIVFAILMWIFLWKTTWGFELRAVGSNPEAAHRAGISEKKMRMVAMALGGALAGCVALSEVLGSAGQYRIGFSPDYGFIGIAVALLANNNPLGIIAAAFLMGALHKGASDLDLETSTITRDFSRIIQAFIILGVAGQAYWEWLKKNRKRKS, from the coding sequence TTGAAACGTTTGATCGGATTTGCCATAGGCTTAGTGGCCGCTTTGCTTTTGACGTTCTTTGCGGGTGAAAATCCTTGGAATATTTTTATGATCCTCATGCGCAGTGCCTTTGGCTCGATGTATGATTTGGGTCTGACTTTGTCCTATACAACACCGCTGATTTTCTGCGGGCTTTCTGTGGCGATTTGTTTTCATGCGGGACTTTTTAATATCGGTGCTGAAGGTCAGTTGACGATGGCCGTAGTGACGGCGGCGGCAGTGGGGATCTTACTTCCGCAGATTCCTTTTCCTTTAGCTCCTTTGGTTGCGTTTATGGCGGCCCTTCTTGTTGGTGGCTTTTGGGGTTGGATTGCGGGTTGGTTGCGCGCAGTTCGTGGCAGTCACGAAGTTATTATAACTATCATGCTGAACTTCATCGCTGCCGGTCTTGCGAGTTGGTTCACGCTGAAAGTGATTCCAAATCCGAACTCACAAAGCCCCGAAACGGCGATGGTGTCGGCGAACTATATGTTTAAAGACTATGATTTGATTGCGCGCCTTTTTCCCGATACCCCGGCAAATGCCTCTTTGGGATTTGCGATTGTTTTTGCGATTTTGATGTGGATATTTCTCTGGAAAACCACGTGGGGCTTTGAATTGCGAGCCGTGGGATCTAATCCTGAAGCCGCTCATCGCGCAGGAATTTCTGAAAAGAAAATGCGCATGGTTGCGATGGCGTTGGGTGGAGCTTTAGCTGGTTGTGTGGCTTTGTCTGAAGTTTTAGGAAGTGCGGGTCAATATCGTATCGGTTTTTCACCGGACTATGGATTTATCGGAATTGCAGTCGCCTTGCTTGCGAACAACAATCCTTTGGGAATTATCGCTGCCGCCTTTTTGATGGGCGCTCTTCACAAAGGGGCCTCAGATCTGGATTTAGAAACTTCAACGATCACGCGTGATTTCTCTCGCATTATTCAAGCCTTCATTATTCTTGGTGTTGCGGGACAAGCTTACTGGGAATGGTTGAAGAAAAACCGTAAGAGGAAGTCGTAA
- a CDS encoding BMP family lipoprotein, whose translation MLKTILTTLLILSFNIVSHAKTLKVGLVLDKGGKDDKSFNSAAYVGATKAEKDFKIELKYVEATDTNAVENLLRSFARKNFDLVIGIGFGQKEPVKKVAPQFPQVKFAVVDSEVSLPNVRSLLFEEHEGSFLVGALAAMASKTNAVGYVGGMDIPLIRRFAMGYAAGAKYVNPKIKITENYIGVTGEAWNNPAKAKELALSQIASGTDVIFVAAGASNTGVFDAAEEKKKLAIGVDSNQNWIKPGVILTSMMKAVDVAVYDTIKETNEGKFTPGIIRYGLKNKGVDYTLDQYNEKLITPDMKKKVEEIKKKIIAGQITVPDYYKKK comes from the coding sequence ATGTTAAAAACGATCCTTACTACCCTGTTAATCTTGTCTTTTAACATAGTTTCACATGCTAAAACGCTTAAAGTTGGCTTGGTCTTAGATAAGGGCGGCAAAGACGATAAGTCGTTTAATTCTGCGGCCTACGTCGGTGCTACCAAAGCAGAAAAAGATTTTAAAATTGAACTGAAGTATGTCGAAGCCACGGATACAAACGCGGTGGAAAATCTTCTTCGTTCTTTCGCTCGTAAAAATTTTGATCTGGTGATTGGAATTGGCTTTGGTCAGAAAGAGCCCGTTAAAAAAGTCGCTCCACAGTTTCCTCAAGTAAAATTTGCTGTTGTCGATTCTGAAGTCAGCCTTCCGAACGTGCGCTCTTTGTTGTTTGAAGAACACGAAGGTTCGTTCCTTGTCGGCGCCCTTGCCGCTATGGCTTCAAAAACCAATGCTGTCGGATATGTCGGAGGAATGGATATTCCTTTAATCCGTCGATTCGCCATGGGTTACGCCGCTGGTGCGAAGTATGTAAATCCTAAAATTAAAATCACAGAAAACTATATCGGCGTTACGGGTGAGGCTTGGAACAATCCTGCAAAAGCCAAAGAACTTGCTCTTTCACAAATCGCTTCGGGCACAGACGTTATCTTCGTAGCGGCCGGTGCATCGAATACCGGTGTGTTTGATGCCGCTGAAGAAAAAAAGAAACTCGCGATCGGTGTGGATTCCAATCAGAACTGGATTAAGCCGGGCGTGATTTTGACAAGCATGATGAAAGCCGTCGACGTGGCTGTGTATGACACGATCAAAGAAACGAACGAAGGCAAGTTCACTCCGGGTATTATTCGTTATGGATTGAAAAACAAAGGTGTTGATTACACTTTGGATCAATATAACGAAAAGCTGATCACTCCAGACATGAAAAAGAAAGTCGAAGAGATTAAAAAGAAAATCATCGCGGGACAAATCACTGTTCCTGACTACTATAAAAAGAAATAG
- the tsaA gene encoding tRNA (N6-threonylcarbamoyladenosine(37)-N6)-methyltransferase TrmO, with amino-acid sequence MMEPIGYLESCFRDKFGTPRQPGLVKKAWARLKIRADLQPEESLQGLEGFSHVWLVWVFHQNKTARYHAKVHPPRLGGKTMGLFATRSPHRPNPIGLSLVELIAVEKDGIVVSGADLVDGTPILDIKPYLPEVEAIPDARTGWPAEVAKEQIHVEFTEHAENVMRDWESRNPEKALREIVVGTLQLDPRPVIYRGYEEKESPYRNEHAVRLFDGDIHFKFETPTLVRVLDILFTHN; translated from the coding sequence ATGATGGAACCTATTGGCTATTTAGAATCCTGTTTTAGAGATAAATTCGGCACTCCCAGGCAACCTGGTTTGGTGAAGAAGGCTTGGGCGCGTTTGAAGATTCGTGCCGATTTGCAACCCGAAGAATCTTTGCAAGGTCTTGAGGGTTTCAGTCATGTGTGGCTTGTGTGGGTTTTTCATCAAAATAAAACCGCTCGTTATCACGCGAAAGTTCATCCTCCTCGTTTGGGAGGAAAAACCATGGGGCTTTTCGCAACCCGCAGTCCTCATCGTCCCAATCCTATTGGACTTTCGCTTGTCGAATTAATCGCCGTGGAAAAAGACGGCATCGTCGTTTCGGGTGCTGACTTAGTCGATGGCACTCCGATTTTAGATATCAAACCGTATCTTCCTGAAGTGGAGGCCATCCCTGATGCGCGCACGGGGTGGCCGGCGGAAGTGGCCAAAGAACAGATCCATGTAGAATTTACCGAGCACGCCGAAAACGTCATGCGTGATTGGGAAAGTCGCAATCCCGAGAAAGCTCTTCGCGAAATCGTCGTGGGTACGCTGCAATTGGACCCGCGTCCTGTGATTTACCGCGGTTACGAGGAAAAAGAGTCCCCTTATCGCAATGAGCACGCGGTTCGTTTGTTCGATGGAGATATTCACTTTAAGTTCGAAACGCCCACCCTCGTTCGAGTATTAGATATTCTTTTTACGCATAATTAG
- a CDS encoding isopenicillin N synthase family dioxygenase: protein METASHSEQSTLRKVPTLSLASYTKGTDADRAKFIDSLFTGLKEYGFIILKDHNVKAEDLHKAYDILKRFYSLPTDVKKSYISPKAGFQRGYTPFGQEHAKDSPVMDLKEFWHVGRVLEEGNALKTVYPENVWPTEIPEFKTHFTALYDALEEAGNVMLEALTMPLEVEKDFFAKMTKDGNSILRLLHYPPIPEGVDPRCVRAAAHEDINFITILPAATASGLQLKDRDGQWLDIDSEPDTLIVDVGDMLARLTNDVLPSTTHRVINPQDGTNQSRYSMPFFMHPHPEAMLSCLPSCKGTGAKYADITGHDFLMQRLREIGLIK, encoded by the coding sequence ATGGAAACGGCTTCTCATTCTGAACAGAGCACTCTTCGTAAAGTTCCGACATTGAGCCTTGCAAGTTATACTAAAGGCACCGATGCAGACCGCGCGAAGTTTATCGACAGTCTTTTTACAGGTCTTAAAGAATATGGATTCATCATTCTTAAAGATCACAACGTGAAAGCTGAAGACCTTCACAAAGCTTACGATATCCTAAAAAGATTCTACTCTCTTCCAACTGACGTAAAAAAATCTTACATCTCTCCGAAAGCGGGCTTCCAACGTGGTTACACTCCGTTTGGTCAAGAGCACGCTAAAGATTCTCCGGTTATGGATCTTAAAGAATTCTGGCACGTCGGCCGTGTTCTTGAAGAAGGCAATGCCTTGAAAACTGTCTACCCAGAAAACGTATGGCCGACAGAAATTCCTGAATTCAAAACTCACTTCACAGCTCTTTATGATGCGCTTGAAGAAGCGGGTAACGTAATGCTGGAAGCGTTGACGATGCCACTAGAAGTTGAAAAAGACTTTTTCGCGAAAATGACGAAAGATGGAAACTCAATCTTGCGTCTTCTTCACTATCCACCAATTCCAGAAGGTGTGGATCCTCGTTGCGTAAGAGCCGCGGCTCACGAGGACATTAACTTCATCACGATTCTTCCAGCGGCGACAGCTTCTGGTTTGCAATTGAAAGACCGCGATGGTCAGTGGTTGGATATCGATTCTGAACCAGACACTTTGATCGTCGACGTGGGTGATATGTTGGCGCGTTTGACGAACGATGTTCTTCCGTCCACAACTCACCGAGTGATCAATCCTCAAGACGGCACAAACCAAAGCCGTTATTCAATGCCATTCTTTATGCATCCACACCCTGAAGCTATGTTGAGCTGCTTGCCATCTTGTAAAGGGACAGGTGCAAAATACGCTGATATCACTGGTCATGACTTCTTGATGCAGCGTTTGCGCGAGATCGGTCTTATTAAGTAA